Proteins from a genomic interval of Pseudomonas asplenii:
- the hflC gene encoding protease modulator HflC, with protein MSLSHSHSHESHAHHDHAGHPHGHHHHGHHHHGDAGSGGPFPWRRMGWALLLILFAVAAASLVQVRSGEATVITRFGNPSRVLLEPGLGWRWPAPFEAAIPVDLRLRTTSSGLQDVGTRDGLRIIIQAYVAWQVQGDRQNVERFMRAVQNQPDEAARQIRTFVGSALETTAASFDLSSLVNTDASQVRIADFEAQLRQQIDQQLLSTYGVRVLQVGIERLTLPSVTLTATVDRMRAERETIATERTAIGKREAAQIRSAAERDARILQAEATVKAADIEAQSRVEAAQIYGRAYAGSPQLYNLLRSLDTLGTIVTPGTRLILRTDAAPFRVLVDGPPTALDKAEGKAGSQP; from the coding sequence GTGAGCCTGTCCCACTCCCATTCCCACGAGTCGCATGCTCATCACGATCATGCCGGTCACCCTCACGGGCATCACCATCACGGCCACCATCACCACGGTGATGCCGGCAGCGGCGGGCCCTTTCCGTGGCGCCGCATGGGCTGGGCGCTGCTGCTGATCCTGTTCGCGGTCGCCGCGGCGAGCCTGGTGCAGGTGCGTTCCGGCGAGGCCACGGTGATCACCCGTTTTGGCAACCCGTCGCGGGTGCTGCTCGAACCCGGCCTCGGCTGGCGCTGGCCGGCACCGTTCGAAGCGGCGATTCCGGTTGACCTGCGTCTGCGCACCACCTCCAGTGGCCTGCAGGATGTCGGAACCCGCGACGGCCTGCGGATCATCATCCAGGCCTACGTGGCCTGGCAGGTCCAGGGCGACCGGCAGAACGTCGAGCGCTTCATGCGTGCGGTGCAGAACCAGCCGGACGAAGCGGCGCGGCAGATCCGTACGTTCGTCGGCTCGGCACTGGAAACCACTGCCGCCAGTTTCGACCTGTCGAGCCTGGTCAACACCGACGCCAGCCAGGTCCGCATTGCCGATTTCGAGGCGCAGTTGCGCCAGCAGATCGACCAGCAACTGCTGTCGACTTATGGTGTGCGGGTCTTGCAGGTCGGGATCGAGCGCCTGACGCTGCCTTCGGTGACGCTGACGGCGACGGTCGACCGGATGCGCGCGGAACGGGAAACCATCGCCACCGAGCGTACGGCGATCGGCAAGCGCGAGGCCGCGCAGATCCGCTCTGCCGCCGAGCGCGATGCGCGCATTTTGCAGGCCGAGGCGACGGTCAAGGCCGCCGATATCGAGGCGCAATCACGGGTCGAGGCGGCGCAGATCTATGGCCGGGCCTACGCTGGCTCGCCGCAGTTGTACAACCTGCTGCGTTCGCTGGACACCCTTGGCACGATCGTCACGCCGGGCACCCGGTTGATCCTGCGCACCGACGCCGCGCCGTTCCGGGTGCTGGTCGATGGGCCGCCCACAGCGCTCGACAAGGCTGAAGGCAAGGCCGGGTCGCAACCATGA